The Equus przewalskii isolate Varuska chromosome 5, EquPr2, whole genome shotgun sequence genome window below encodes:
- the IL17RA gene encoding interleukin-17 receptor A has protein sequence MGAPRRGPPVFPGPPPGLLPLLLLLLLLLSGLAPGRASPRLLEHPAPVCSQQGLNCTVKNSTCLDDSWLHPPHLTPSSPKDVQIQLHFAHTQQGDLLPVIHIEWTLQTDASILYLEGAELSVLQLSTNERLCVTFEFLSRLKHHHKRWRFTFAHFVVEPGQEYEVTVHHLPKPFPHGDPNHQSRNFLVPDCMDPRMRITTPCVSSGSLWDPNITVETLEAHRLRVDFTLWNESARYQILLSSFPHMENQSCFDDVQNILKHTPEASHQRANITLTLSDFNWCCRHHVQIQPFFSSCLNDCLRHTVTVPCPEIPDTPDSTADYMPLWVYGFITGLVVLLVASVILLVVCMAWRLPGSHHEKYGNDTKNTEVLPAAGLTPPPLKPRKVWIVYSADHPLYVDVVLKFAQFLLTVCGTEVALDLLEEQVISEVGVMTWVGRQKQEMVESNSKIIILCSRGTQAKWQAILGWEEPAIQLRCDHWKPAGDLFTAAMNMILPDFKKPACFGTYIVCYFSDISGESDIPDLFNITPRYPLMDKFEEVYFRIQDLEMFEPGRMHRVGVLAGENYLQNPSGWQLREAVERFREWQAQWPDWFERENLCLADDQDLPSLDEEVFEEPLLPPRGGIIKQKPLVREPASEGCLVLDLLVGEEGRGMSRLEPQLQPQGELAAQTLQTTVVPVKIPPAQAVEPVPGAVEGHAASRFAVVEGQEACPLLEGCGPQRNSVLLPDSEDLPLYSTPPASPDHLPEDVREQLEDLMFSLFQQSLSCQAQERWRRPAVALQGPHTPCEEGQRQSVQSDQGYISRSSPQPPDGLTEMEDDGEQDLGKSAEPLSPEDLESLRSLQQQLFFQELRKNSGWDSVEPETPAL, from the exons ATGGGGGCTCCGCGCCGCGGGCCGCCCGTCTTCCCTGGGCCCCCGCCGGggctgctgcccctgctcctgctcctgctcctacTCCTGAGCGGGCTGGCCCCGGGTCGCGCCTCCCCGCGGCTCCTGGAGCACCCGGCGCCCGTCTGCTCCCAGCAG GGGCTGAACTGCACAGTCAAGAATA GCACCTGCCTGGATGACAGCTGGCTCCACCCTCCACACctgaccccctcctccccaaaagaCGTCCAGATCCAGCTGCACTTTGCCCACACCCAGCAAGGAGACCTGCTCCCTGTGATTCACATCGAATGGACACTGCAGACAGATG CCAGCATCCTGTACCTGGAGGGTGCAGAGTTATCTGTCCTGCAGCTGAGCACCAATGAACGTTTGTGTGTCACGTTTGAGTTTCTGTCCAGACTGAAGCACCATCACAAGCGG TGGCGTTTTACCTTCGCTCACTTTGTGGTAGAGCCTGGCCAGGAGTACGAGGTGACCGTCCACCACCTGCCCAAGCCTTTCCCTCACGGGGACCCAAACCACCAGTCCAGGAACTTCCTCGTGCCTG ACTGCATGGACCCCAGGATGAGGATAACCACGCCGTGTGTGAGCTCAG GCAGCCTGTGGGATCCCAACATCACTGTGGAGACCCTGGAGGCCCACCGGCTACGGGTGGACTTCACCCTGTGGAATGAATCTGCCCGTTACCAGATCCTGCTGAGCAGCTTTCCACACATGGAGAACCAGAGCTGCTTTGATGACGTACAGAATATACTCAAG CACACACCAGAGGCTTCCCACCAGCGGGCCAACATCACGCTCACCCTATCCGACTTTAATTGGTGCTGCCGCCACCACGTGCAG ATCCAGCCCTTCTTCAGCAGCTGTCTGAACGACTGCCTCAGACACACTGTAACCGTACCCTGCCCGGAAATTCCAGATACTCCAG ACTCGACTGCAG ACTATATGCCGCTGTGGGTGTACGGGTTCATCACGGGCCTCGTCGTCCTGCTGGTGGCTTCCGTCATCCTGCTGGTCGTCTGCATGGCCTGGAGGCTGCCTG ggtCTCATCATGAAAAATACGGtaatgacaccaaaaacacag AAGTCCTGCCTGCTGCCGGcctgactcccccacccctgaAGCCCAGGAAGGTCTGGATTGTCTACTCCGCCGACCACCCCCTCTATGTGGATGTGGTCCTAAAGTTTGCCCAGTTCCTGCTCACCGTCTGCGGCACTGAAGTGGCCCTCGACCTGCTGGAGGAACAGGTTATCTCAGAGGTGGGCGTCATGACCTGGGTGGGCCGCCAGAAGCAGGAAATGGTGGAGAGCAACTCCAAGATCATCATCCTGTGCTCCCGAGGCACCCAGGCCAAGTGGCAAGCCATCCTGGGCTGGGAGGAACCCGCCATCCAGCTTCGGTGTGACCACTGGAAGCCCGCCGGGGACCTTTTCACGGCGGCCATGAACATGATCCTACCAGACTTCAAGAAGCCAGCCTGCTTTGGCACCTACATCGTCTGCTACTTCAGTGACATCAGTGGTGAGAGTGATATCCCTGACCTCTTCAACATCACTCCCAGGTACCCACTCATGGACAAGTTTGAGGAGGTGTACTTCCGGATCCAGGACCTGGAGATGTTTGAACCTGGCCGGATGCACCGTGTTGGGGTGCTCGCAGGTGAAAATTACCTGCAGAACCCCAGCGGCTGGCAGCTCAGGGAAGCTGTGGAGAGGTTCCGGGAGTGGCAGGCTCAGTGGCCTGACTGGTTTGAGCGTGAGAACCTTTGCCTGGCAGATGACCAGGACCTCCCATCCCTGGACGAAGAGGTGTTTGAAGAGCCACTGCTGCCACCGAGAGGAGGGATCATCAAGCAAAAGCCTCTGGTGCGGGAGCCTGCCTCTGAGGGCTGCCTGGTGCTAGATCTGCTTGTcggtgaggaaggaagaggaatgtCAAGGCTGGAACCTCAGCTTCAGCCCCAGGGGGAGCTGGCAGCCCAGACCCTGCAAACTACAGTGGTCCCTGTGAAGATCCCTCCAGCTCAGGCAGTGGAACCCGTCCCTGGAGCTGTGGAGGGCCACGCAGCCAGCCGGTTCGCCGTGGTGGAGGGTCAGGAGGCCTGCCCACTGCTGGAGGGCTGTGGCCCCCAGCGGAACAGTGTCCTCCTCCCTGACTCAGAGGACCTGCCTCTCTACAGCACCCCACCGGCGTCACCCGACCACCTCCCAGAGGACGTGAGGGAGCAGCTTGAAGACTTGATGTTCTCACTCTTCCAGCAGAGTCTGAGCTGCCAGGCCCAGGAGCGGTGGAGGAGGCCAGCCGTGGCCCTGCAAGGCCCACACACACCCTGCGAGGAGGGCCAGCGGCAGTCCGTGCAGTCAGACCAGGGCTATATCTCCAGGAGCTCCCCGCAGCCGCCCGACGGACTTACAGAGATGGAGGACGACGGAGAGCAGGACCTGGGAAAGTCGGCTGAGCCACTCTCTCCTGAGGACCTGGAGAGCCTGAGAAGCCTTCAGCAACAGCTTTTCTTCCAGGAGCTTCGGAAGAACTCTGGCTGGGACAGTGTGGAGCCAGAGACGCCGGCCTTGTAG